In Calothrix sp. PCC 7507, one DNA window encodes the following:
- a CDS encoding acyl-CoA dehydrogenase family protein, with the protein MSQLEQALPKTVVSKSVETIPNLFERVEAIAKDFATRAAIHDREGSFPFENFTALHEAGLLSLTIPREFGGQGLGIYSICRVIEGVARGDASTALVLTMHYLQHTHAARNSRWHPDVYQRLCRESIEGIALLNAARVEPELGTPARGGLPATTAERTTDGWRITGHKQYTTGSPILRYFVVWARTTEDEPRVGSFLVPRDLPGLRIVETWDHLGMRATGSHDLILENVLIPEEYALNIRPISDVAPLDPLFSTWGSLVISALYLGVATSARNWLIEYLNERTPSNLGGSLATLPRFQTAVGEIEALLFTNRRLIYGLAQDIEKGEYEGSVGLQAQTVKYLTTTNGIKAVEIALELTGNPGLLKRNPLERHYRDILCSRIHTPQNDVICQSLGKSVLLAK; encoded by the coding sequence ATGTCACAGTTAGAACAAGCATTGCCAAAAACCGTTGTCAGCAAAAGCGTTGAAACTATCCCCAATCTTTTTGAGCGGGTGGAAGCGATCGCCAAAGACTTTGCTACTCGTGCAGCAATCCACGATCGCGAAGGTTCGTTCCCCTTCGAGAATTTCACCGCGCTTCATGAAGCAGGACTTTTGAGCCTCACTATTCCCCGTGAATTTGGCGGTCAGGGTTTGGGAATTTATAGCATTTGCCGCGTGATTGAGGGGGTAGCGCGTGGAGATGCTTCGACTGCACTAGTCTTAACAATGCACTATCTCCAACATACCCATGCTGCACGCAACAGTCGATGGCATCCAGATGTTTATCAACGGCTGTGTCGTGAGTCGATAGAAGGCATCGCCTTACTGAATGCTGCCCGTGTAGAACCAGAGTTAGGTACACCAGCTAGGGGTGGATTACCTGCCACAACTGCCGAACGAACAACAGATGGCTGGCGGATTACAGGACACAAACAATACACGACAGGCAGCCCCATCCTACGCTATTTTGTTGTTTGGGCAAGAACTACTGAAGATGAACCGCGAGTTGGTAGTTTTCTTGTGCCGCGTGATTTGCCTGGGTTGCGAATTGTGGAAACTTGGGATCATTTGGGGATGAGAGCTACAGGTAGCCATGATTTGATATTAGAAAATGTCTTAATTCCTGAAGAATACGCCCTGAATATCCGCCCCATATCAGATGTAGCACCTTTAGATCCCTTGTTTTCCACTTGGGGGAGTTTGGTAATCAGTGCTTTATATCTAGGAGTCGCTACCAGTGCTAGGAACTGGCTGATTGAATATTTGAATGAGCGGACACCTTCTAATCTAGGAGGATCATTAGCAACCCTACCACGCTTTCAAACTGCAGTGGGAGAGATAGAAGCACTACTATTTACCAACCGCAGACTAATTTATGGCTTGGCGCAGGACATTGAGAAGGGAGAGTATGAAGGTTCAGTAGGATTACAGGCACAGACTGTTAAATACTTAACTACAACCAACGGAATTAAAGCGGTAGAAATTGCCTTAGAATTGACTGGTAATCCTGGTTTATTAAAAAGGAATCCTTTAGAACGACACTACCGAGACATTCTGTGCAGCCGGATTCATACACCACAAAATGATGTTATTTGCCAATCTTTAGGAAAATCAGTACTTCTAGCAAAATAA
- a CDS encoding class II aldolase/adducin family protein, with the protein MVQTSLVRKGKLAQPPTFTSIEAERRDRQERLAAALRVFARFGFAQGLAGHITARDPELTDHFWVNPFGTHFSRIRVSDLILVNSKGDIVQGEGPLNQAAFAIHSQIHEARPDVIAAAHAHSFYGKTWSTLGRSLDPITQDSAVFYQDHALFDDFTGIVLETSEGKRIAQALDQNKAVILRNHGLLTVGHSVDEAAWWFIRLEDAAHSQLLAEAAGKPILIDHDIALGIQQRGGTHEAGWRGFQYLWDDITRDQPDLFD; encoded by the coding sequence ATGGTACAAACTTCCCTGGTTCGTAAAGGTAAACTTGCACAGCCACCAACCTTTACCTCCATTGAAGCAGAGAGACGCGATCGCCAAGAACGGTTAGCAGCTGCTTTAAGAGTGTTTGCCCGCTTCGGTTTTGCTCAAGGATTAGCAGGACATATCACCGCCCGCGATCCCGAACTCACCGATCACTTTTGGGTTAACCCCTTTGGCACACACTTCAGCCGTATCCGCGTTTCAGACCTGATATTGGTGAATAGTAAAGGCGACATTGTCCAAGGTGAAGGACCTCTAAATCAAGCAGCCTTCGCCATTCACTCTCAAATCCATGAAGCGCGCCCAGATGTCATAGCCGCAGCTCATGCCCATTCCTTTTATGGGAAGACTTGGTCAACGCTAGGCCGGTCACTTGACCCAATTACCCAAGATTCTGCGGTTTTCTACCAAGACCATGCTTTATTTGATGACTTCACAGGGATTGTATTAGAAACCAGTGAAGGAAAACGCATTGCCCAAGCATTAGACCAGAACAAAGCCGTCATCCTCCGCAACCACGGACTATTAACCGTGGGACATAGCGTAGACGAAGCCGCTTGGTGGTTCATTCGCTTAGAAGATGCAGCCCACTCCCAACTCCTAGCAGAAGCCGCAGGTAAACCCATCTTGATTGACCACGACATCGCCCTAGGCATTCAACAACGTGGTGGTACTCATGAAGCAGGCTGGCGGGGATTCCAGTATTTGTGGGATGACATCACCCGCGATCAACCCGATTTATTTGATTGA
- a CDS encoding LLM class flavin-dependent oxidoreductase — protein MPVEFIGLIRTKPASELNTVPGTLGDDIIDPAYVREFAQVHEKGDFDKVLIGYSSSSPDGFTIATHAAAFTERLSFLIAHRPGFVAPTLAARKAATLDHFTNGRIAVHIITGGSDADQQKDGDWLDHDSRYRRTDEYLEIVRRIWTSDTPFDYEGEFYRVKDAFSAIKPLQKPHIPLYFGGASGPAVQVGAKHSNVYALWGEPIAAVKERIAEVKAALPRDRSIRFSVSLRPILGNTEEQAWEKAHNILGRIQEQRGGVKVAPAARPQAVGAQRLLDFAAKSEVYDKRLWTPIAAATGAQGNTTALVGTPEQVAEALVDYYDAGVTTLLIRGFDPLQDAIEYGRDVIPLVRAEVAKRERQVVGVAS, from the coding sequence ATGCCAGTTGAATTCATTGGGTTAATCCGGACAAAACCTGCTTCGGAGTTGAACACTGTACCGGGGACTCTGGGGGATGATATTATCGACCCCGCTTATGTGCGGGAGTTCGCCCAAGTTCATGAGAAAGGCGACTTTGACAAAGTACTGATTGGCTATAGTTCCAGTAGCCCCGATGGTTTTACCATTGCTACTCATGCGGCTGCATTCACCGAACGATTGAGCTTTTTGATTGCCCACCGACCAGGCTTTGTCGCCCCAACTTTAGCAGCCCGTAAAGCAGCTACCCTCGACCACTTTACTAATGGTCGGATTGCAGTCCATATTATCACTGGTGGCAGCGATGCAGACCAGCAAAAGGATGGCGACTGGCTGGATCATGATAGCCGCTATCGTCGCACTGATGAGTATCTAGAAATTGTTCGCCGCATCTGGACAAGTGATACTCCCTTCGATTATGAGGGAGAATTCTACCGTGTTAAGGATGCTTTCTCTGCCATCAAACCTCTGCAAAAGCCTCATATTCCCCTTTACTTCGGCGGTGCATCCGGCCCAGCCGTGCAGGTGGGAGCCAAACACAGTAACGTTTATGCTCTGTGGGGTGAGCCAATCGCTGCAGTTAAAGAACGAATTGCAGAAGTTAAAGCCGCTTTACCACGCGATCGCTCAATCCGTTTTAGTGTCTCCCTCAGACCTATCCTAGGAAACACAGAGGAACAAGCTTGGGAAAAAGCACACAACATTTTAGGGCGAATTCAGGAGCAACGAGGAGGCGTGAAAGTCGCTCCCGCCGCCAGACCACAGGCAGTAGGCGCACAGCGGTTACTAGACTTTGCAGCTAAGAGTGAGGTCTACGATAAGCGTCTATGGACACCGATCGCTGCAGCTACCGGCGCTCAAGGCAACACAACGGCTCTAGTTGGGACTCCTGAACAAGTTGCAGAAGCCCTCGTTGATTACTACGACGCAGGTGTGACTACCCTATTGATTCGTGGTTTTGATCCTTTACAAGATGCCATCGAATATGGGCGTGATGTCATTCCTCTGGTGCGTGCAGAAGTTGCAAAACGAGAGCGGCAAGTAGTCGGAGTAGCCAGTTAA
- a CDS encoding RNA-guided endonuclease TnpB family protein yields the protein MKTLKFKLYQHKRNRHLKRTINAAGMIYNHCIALHRRYYRMFGKYLSCAKLQSHIAKLRKRNSFWQQVGSQAVQDICQRIDKAYQLFFKHNKKRKVRAEEASARNFVRGGVRPPGFKKVRKYKSFTLKQAGYKFLGGNSVKIGNRVYQFWKSREIEGTVKTLTIKRTNIGELFMVVVVEASATLSLDPERSRRVDCGSTPEVNLTTGNIAGFDFGLKTFLTCSDGTKVESPQFLKQALNAIKRANRQHSKKIKGSSNREGARKNLARKHENVTNQRRDWFWKLAHELTDKFDILCFETLNLKGMQRLWGRKISDLAFGEFLKILEWVAKKKNKMVIYIDQWYPSSKTCFCCGYVLETLALSVREWRCPSCQSINGRDDNAARNIQAVGASTVGLGDVRRAVPAIAV from the coding sequence ATGAAAACACTGAAGTTTAAGCTCTATCAACACAAACGGAATAGACATCTCAAACGCACAATCAATGCTGCTGGGATGATTTATAACCATTGCATTGCCCTACATCGCCGCTATTATCGGATGTTTGGCAAGTATTTGAGTTGCGCTAAACTTCAGTCTCACATTGCCAAATTGAGAAAACGTAATTCATTTTGGCAACAAGTAGGTTCACAAGCAGTGCAAGATATTTGTCAACGCATTGATAAAGCCTATCAACTGTTTTTCAAGCACAATAAAAAGCGCAAAGTCCGAGCGGAGGAAGCCTCCGCTCGGAACTTTGTAAGAGGAGGAGTTAGACCGCCAGGGTTTAAGAAAGTTAGAAAGTACAAATCCTTCACCCTAAAACAAGCAGGGTATAAGTTTCTGGGTGGTAATAGCGTCAAGATTGGAAATCGAGTTTATCAATTTTGGAAATCTAGAGAGATAGAAGGAACAGTTAAAACATTGACCATTAAGCGCACCAATATAGGTGAGTTGTTCATGGTCGTGGTTGTCGAGGCTTCGGCTACGCTCAGCCTCGACCCTGAGCGTAGCCGAAGGGTCGATTGTGGTTCTACTCCAGAGGTCAATCTCACGACTGGTAATATAGCGGGGTTTGACTTTGGGTTAAAAACCTTCCTCACTTGCTCAGATGGAACCAAGGTTGAATCTCCTCAATTCCTCAAACAAGCGCTCAATGCTATCAAAAGAGCGAATAGGCAACATTCCAAAAAGATTAAAGGTTCTTCTAATAGGGAAGGTGCCAGGAAAAATTTAGCCAGAAAGCACGAAAACGTGACCAATCAACGACGTGATTGGTTCTGGAAATTAGCGCATGAACTTACGGACAAGTTTGATATTCTCTGCTTTGAAACGTTGAACCTCAAGGGAATGCAACGTCTTTGGGGACGGAAAATATCTGATTTGGCGTTTGGTGAGTTTTTGAAAATCCTGGAATGGGTTGCCAAGAAGAAAAACAAGATGGTCATCTACATTGACCAGTGGTATCCGAGCAGTAAGACTTGTTTTTGCTGTGGGTATGTTTTGGAAACCTTGGCTCTCTCTGTGAGAGAGTGGCGTTGTCCCTCGTGCCAATCTATTAATGGGAGAGACGACAACGCAGCGCGTAATATTCAAGCAGTCGGGGCATCGACTGTTGGGTTAGGTGATGTAAGACGGGCAGTGCCTGCTATCGCTGTCTGA
- the tnpA gene encoding IS200/IS605 family transposase, which produces MKTTYNHYNHAIGLATVHLVWIPCRRRRIFTNNESLKLRCIEVFQSVANDKKWIIKAIEVAPDHIHLLVEYDPHHSISQVVKAFKGRSSRFLRQEYPELLKLPSLWTHSYMFDTTGKISTQKVLEYINDPHHG; this is translated from the coding sequence ATGAAAACTACATATAATCATTACAATCACGCTATTGGACTGGCCACTGTTCACTTAGTCTGGATACCATGCAGACGTAGAAGGATATTTACTAATAATGAATCCTTAAAATTGCGATGCATTGAGGTGTTTCAATCAGTTGCCAATGACAAAAAATGGATTATCAAGGCTATAGAAGTTGCGCCTGACCATATCCATTTATTAGTTGAATATGACCCACACCATTCAATTTCTCAAGTGGTTAAAGCGTTTAAAGGTAGGTCGTCCAGATTCTTGCGACAAGAATATCCAGAACTCTTGAAGCTTCCTAGTCTGTGGACACACTCATACATGTTTGACACAACTGGGAAGATTAGTACTCAAAAAGTTTTAGAGTATATCAACGACCCACATCACGGATGA
- a CDS encoding DUF2808 domain-containing protein, with translation MKYLTRFLSAMAVSAGVWSLPHAVADAVTLRDGTVSFVQPPRLVSATTPYNNTNTWDTTYYFTLELPATAGEPLQRVSFNQIQGVEEIEFNQKTTFAFEGTRGREGANIAINGEKNSDRQKRTFTITFDPPVTPGRTVTVGLKTFRNPSFDGVYLIGVTAFPSGQKTAGQFLGIGRLHFYSSQRHHLF, from the coding sequence ATGAAGTATCTAACTAGGTTTTTGAGTGCTATGGCTGTTAGTGCTGGTGTGTGGTCATTACCTCACGCAGTAGCTGATGCAGTTACTTTAAGGGATGGTACAGTTAGCTTTGTGCAACCACCACGTTTAGTTAGCGCCACAACACCATACAACAATACAAATACGTGGGATACAACATATTATTTCACCCTGGAATTACCCGCCACTGCTGGGGAACCACTCCAACGGGTTAGCTTTAACCAAATACAGGGGGTTGAAGAAATTGAATTCAATCAGAAAACTACTTTTGCTTTTGAGGGGACACGGGGTAGGGAGGGCGCAAACATAGCAATTAATGGCGAGAAAAACAGCGATCGCCAAAAACGGACTTTCACAATCACCTTTGACCCACCGGTGACACCAGGGCGGACTGTAACTGTTGGTCTCAAAACTTTCCGCAATCCCAGCTTTGACGGCGTTTATTTAATTGGTGTCACAGCGTTCCCCTCTGGACAGAAAACTGCTGGTCAATTTCTCGGTATCGGTCGCTTACATTTCTACTCGTCCCAGAGACACCATCTCTTTTGA
- a CDS encoding LLM class flavin-dependent oxidoreductase: MSEPRYGIWIPVYGNCGAMNHPLEPRDASYSRAKNLIQLAEQCGFTTTLIAEHIINPRNQELDQLETWTAAAALAEATNSIEIIAAVKPLLFHPAVLAKMALGIDAISGGRFAINLVSAWFKPEMEKAGIAFPPHDQRYQYSQEWIKVVKALWSGERVNFQGKYFQINDLSFLPQSIAYPHPRVYLGGESEPAQALAAQAADVFFLNGRPLEVVQQAIAQFTKQPRSHLQPLKFAMSAFVIARATDEEAQEEFATLKALVAQDDRSQLLKGVDSEVVMFKNMAKYPGVGSNGGTAAGLVGSYDTVATKIAEFSRVGISTFMLQFQPFTTEMQRFSEEIIPRVRALTVVSEQLSVISV, translated from the coding sequence ATGTCTGAGCCACGCTACGGGATATGGATTCCAGTTTACGGCAACTGCGGCGCGATGAATCACCCTCTAGAGCCTCGTGATGCTAGCTACTCACGAGCAAAGAATCTGATCCAGTTAGCTGAACAGTGTGGGTTCACTACAACTTTAATCGCAGAACACATCATCAATCCTAGAAACCAAGAATTAGATCAGTTGGAAACTTGGACAGCAGCAGCAGCGCTGGCTGAAGCAACCAACTCAATTGAGATTATTGCCGCTGTTAAACCTTTGCTTTTTCATCCAGCAGTCTTAGCAAAGATGGCACTAGGCATTGATGCTATCAGTGGCGGGCGTTTTGCCATCAACTTAGTGAGTGCTTGGTTTAAGCCAGAAATGGAAAAAGCCGGAATTGCTTTTCCTCCTCACGATCAGCGCTATCAATATTCCCAAGAGTGGATCAAAGTAGTCAAAGCCCTGTGGAGTGGTGAAAGGGTGAACTTTCAAGGAAAGTATTTTCAGATCAATGACTTGAGTTTCCTTCCACAATCCATAGCATATCCGCATCCACGTGTGTATTTGGGGGGTGAGTCAGAGCCAGCGCAAGCGCTAGCAGCACAAGCAGCAGATGTGTTTTTTCTGAATGGTCGTCCTTTAGAAGTGGTGCAACAGGCGATCGCCCAATTTACTAAACAACCGCGTTCTCATCTTCAACCTTTAAAGTTTGCCATGTCAGCCTTTGTGATTGCGCGAGCTACCGATGAAGAAGCACAGGAAGAATTTGCCACATTGAAAGCATTGGTAGCGCAAGACGATCGCTCACAGTTACTCAAAGGCGTTGATTCTGAAGTTGTCATGTTTAAGAATATGGCGAAATACCCAGGCGTAGGTAGCAATGGCGGTACTGCTGCCGGCTTAGTTGGTAGTTATGACACTGTAGCCACGAAAATCGCCGAATTCAGCAGAGTGGGAATCAGTACATTTATGCTGCAATTTCAGCCATTCACAACTGAGATGCAGCGTTTCTCCGAGGAGATAATACCGCGAGTCCGGGCGTTAACAGTGGTCAGTGAACAGTTATCAGTAATCAGCGTTTAA